From a single Rosa rugosa chromosome 7, drRosRugo1.1, whole genome shotgun sequence genomic region:
- the LOC133723011 gene encoding receptor-like protein 36 has translation MTLVAVGGVAIGIGDDIFQSHDSCDGKRNSLYGNANTTGTRVVPTSCIIDNSSSLFQLQHLQSLNLANNYFNLASIPSAIGKLADLRYLNLSDAFFSGTIPSSVVSLPKLETLTLSHNRFSGQVPEFSNTSSPLLETLHLENNNLEGQIPTSIFNLQGLLYLNLSSNNFSSFPFNGPRLPRNLSSVDLSHNSLLFDHNDTNSTFLHIENLVLASNKLRAFPDFLRTQSTLDYLDLSNNQIQGEIPNWILSLKSLNSLDLSGNSLVTLEAPLPNFTSALSSLNLHSNKLQGEIPNWILSLKSLNSLDLSGNSLVTLEAPLPNSTSALSSLDIHSNKLHGEIPNWILSLKSLNSLDLSNNSLVTLEAPLPNSTSALSSLNLHSNKLQGEIPNWILSLKSLNSLDLSSNSFVTLEAPLPNSTSALSSLDLHSNKLQGIHSSYSFLQLDHLGLASNKLTTFPDFLRNQSHLTYIDLSYNHIQGQIPNWIWSFELRELNLSCNSLESLEAPLLNSTYVLSSVDLHSNQLQGHFPLFLNSSYLDYSRNNFNSSILIDIGDFISTGSYLSLSSNNFHGAIPKSICNASGVVLDLSNNSLSGNIPQCLTQSHSLLAIDMRRNNLSGTFPDNFLKDCELRTLDLSNNQRQGQLPKSLVNCSKLEVLNLGNNNITDTFPCFLMSISTLRVLVLRSNKFYGSIRCPKTNGTWPVLQIIDLAYNNFSGDMPGRMSLTWQAMVSNEDDSPTNLGFSYKLPGRYDRDNENISTRDNIQLVARGDYYGDASMARNNLPCRCKTDNKNPVARYNYRYVTDSTIFTLIDYSSNKFNGSIPEEIGELKSLYVLNLSGNAFTGKIPSSFGKMQQLESLDLSKNHLSGQIPPQFAYLTFLAFLDLSNNELVGKIPTSTQISTFPNTSFEGNKGLWEPPLTKDAVLPPPILNGSSSNPNSGDEIDWDVICVEIGFTCGFGIVIGSLLFCKRWRKWYYRAIRSILFKIFPQLEQRFGNHRRHVYVNTRR, from the exons ATGACTCTGGTAGCGGTTGGTGGCGTCGCTATTGGTATTGGCGACGACATTTTTCAGTCGCATGATTCTTGCGACGGCAAAAG GAactctttgtatgggaatgccaatacgacAGGTACAAGAGTTGTACCTACATCATGCATCATTGACAATTCAAGCAGTCTCTTTCAACTCCAACATCTTCAAAGCCTCAATTTGGCCAATAACTACTTTAATCTCGCTTCAATTCCATCTGCAATTGGAAAGCTTGCAGACTTGAGGTATCTGAATTTAAGTGATGCTTTTTTTTCTGGGACTATTCCTTCATCTGTTGTTTCTCTTCCCAAACTGGAAACATTAACACTATCCCACAATCGGTTCTCGGGTCAAGTCCCTGAATTTTCCAATACCTCTTCGCCCTTACTTGAAACCCTTCATTTGGAAAACAACAATTTAGAAGGACAAATACCAACATCTATCTTCAATCTTCAAGGGCTTCTGTATCTCAATCTTTCTTCAAACAACTTCAGCAGCTTTCCTTTTAATGGTCCTCGGCTGCCCAGAAATCTTTCATCGGTTGACCTTTCCCACAATAGCTTGTTGTTTGATCACAATGACACTAATTCCACCTTCCTTCATATTGAAAATTTGGTATTGGCTTCTAACAAGTTGAGAGCATTCCCAGATTTCTTGAGAACTCAGTCTACATTAGACTACTTGGACCTTTCAAACAACCAGATTCAAGGTGAGATACCTAATTGGATTTTGAGTCTCAAATCTCTTAATTCCCTTGATCTTTCTGGCAACTCCTTGGTGACTCTAGAAGCTCCTCTTCCTAATTTTACTTCTGCTTTATCTTCTCTGAACCTTCATTCCAACAAGCTTCAAGGCGAGATACCTAATTGGATTTTGAGTCTTAAATCTCTTAATTCCCTTGATCTTTCTGGCAACTCCTTGGTGACTCTAGAAGCTCCTCTTCCTAATTCCACTTCTGCTTTATCTTCTCTGGACATTCATTCTAACAAGCTTCATGGTGAGATACCTAATTGGATTTTGAGTCTCAAATCTCTTAATTCCCTTGATCTTTCTAACAACTCCTTGGTGACTCTAGAAGCTCCTCTACCTAATTCCACTTCTGCTTTATCTTCTCTGAACCTTCATTCCAACAAGCTTCAAGGCGAGATACCTAATTGGATTTTGAGTCTCAAATCTCTTAATTCCCTTGATCTTTCTAGCAACTCCTTTGTGACTCTAGAAGCTCCTCTTCCTAATTCCACTTCTGCTTTATCTTCTTTGGACCTTCATTCCAACAAGCTTCAAGGTATCCATTCCTCATATTCCTTCCTTCAGCTTGATCACTTGGGATTAGCTTCTAACAAGTTGACAACATTCCCAGACTTCTTGAGAAATCAATCCCATCTAACCTACATAGACCTCTCATACAACCATATTCAAGGACAGATACCCAATTGGATTTGGAGTTTCGAACTTCGAGAACTAAATCTTTCTTGTAACTCCTTGGAAAGTTTAGAAGCTCCTCTACTTAATTCTACCTATGTTCTGTCTTCAGTTGATCTTCATTCAAACCAGCTTCAGGGACATTTCCCCTTGTTCTTAAATAGTAGTTATCTAGATTACTCAAGAAATAATTTCAACTCTAGTATATTGATTGACATTGGTGATTTCATTTCTACTGGGTCTTACCTTTCTCTTTCAAGTAATAACTTTCACGGGGCCATTCCAAAATCAATATGCAATGCAAGTGGTGTGGTTCTTGATCTGTCCAATAATTCCTTGAGTGGAAACATTCCCCAATGCTTGACTCAATCACATTCGCTTTTGGCCATTGATATGAGGAGAAACAACCTGAGTGGCACATTTCCTGATAATTTTCTCAAGGATTGTGAGCTACGAACTCTCGACCTCAGCAACAATCAAAGACAAGGCCAACTTCCGAAATCTCTTGTCAACTGCTCAAAGTTAGAGGTTTTAAACCTTGGAAACAATAACATAACTGATACTTTTCCATGCTTTTTGATGAGCATATCCACCTTGCGTGTCCTTGTTTTGCGGTCCAACAAGTTTTATGGAAGCATTAGATGTCCCAAGACAAATGGCACATGGCCTGTGCTTCAAATAATAGATTTAGCTTACAACAATTTCAGTGGTGATATGCCAGGAAGAATGTCTCTGACATGGCAAGCTATGGTGTCTAATGAGGATGATTCTCCAACTAACCTTGGATTTTCTTATAAGCTGCCGGGCAGGTATGATAGAGATAATGAAAATATATCTACTAGAGACAATATTCAGTTGGTTGCTCGGGGCGATTATTATGGAGATGCATCTATGGCTCGAAATAATCTGCCATGCAGGTGTAAGACAGATAATAAAAATCCAGTTGCAAGATATAATTATCGGTATGTTACAG ATTCTACTATATTCACCTTGATTGACTACTCCTCCAACAAATTCAACGGATCAATACCTGAGGAAATCGGAGAGTTGAAATCACTGTATGTCCTCAACTTATCCGGTAATGCTTTTACAGGAAAAATCCCATCATCATTTGGTAAGATGCAACAACTGGAGTCCTTAGATCTCTCAAAGAACCACTTGAGCGGCCAAATTCCCCCACAGTTTGCATATCTCACTTTCCTTGCATTCTTGGATCTCTCAAATAATGAACTGGTCGGGAAGATCCCAACCAGCACTCAAATTTCAACATTTCCAAATACCTCATTCGAAGGTAACAAAGGATTATGGGAGCCTCCTTTGACAAAGGATGCAGTATTGCCGCCACCAATTTTAAATGGAAGCTCAAGTAATCCTAATTCTGGAGATGAGATTGATTGGGATGTTATCTGTGTTGAAATTGGATTTACATGTGGGTTTGGAATTGTCATCGGGTcacttttgttttgcaaaagaTGGAGGAAATGGTATTACAGAGCTATACGTAGTATTCTTTTCAAGATATTCCCTCAGCTGGAGCAAAGATTTGGTAATCATAGAAGACACGTCTACGTAAACACAAGGCGTTGA